A window of [Limnothrix rosea] IAM M-220 contains these coding sequences:
- the cas2 gene encoding CRISPR-associated endonuclease Cas2: protein MFYLVAYDISDNKRRKKIADLLEGYGCRVQFSVFECRLSVKKYGELKQRLRRYYREEEQDSLRFYPISGHTLGQVEIWGEPPLLMPPSSTIV, encoded by the coding sequence ATGTTTTATCTTGTTGCCTATGATATTTCTGATAATAAGCGTCGTAAAAAGATTGCTGATTTGTTAGAAGGTTATGGGTGTCGGGTGCAATTTTCTGTGTTTGAATGTCGTTTGTCAGTAAAAAAATATGGGGAACTAAAACAACGTTTGCGGCGATATTATCGGGAGGAAGAACAGGATAGTTTACGGTTTTATCCGATTTCGGGTCATACTTTGGGGCAGGTGGAAATTTGGGGCGAACCGCCGTTGCTCATGCCGCCTTCTTCAACGATTGTTTAG
- a CDS encoding helix-turn-helix transcriptional regulator: protein MPKVSQSHSYSDQKSLERLLILIAVMVRYPGVGCPDPDSWGEKIEHHNALAEVREKWQEIAAQLGINFKPNYPAIATLRKDLSFLRQYGILEHRMYRWGYYLGTGVFTVEDLQLALNSMGAIAHDQGDFRYRQTLNKIQKYLRGFDFGQTDPDYPIRQNLNRPVNWTDPEIMMEQGEYRKTLFHHLKTVEQAIWQGQAIEISRHSSPYNGKHLGTHIVIPLQLIFYNVAWYLLYEDCKNHCFVIGRMNRFTDYCEIITQQGRGLAAQRENLNQAQRLLNNGWGLNLGNEQEQIQERLGKLPFTDIKVRFFHPASRMILEAEQRHPSQQLRRGKKNPDTGQPKFVDYRVILPPRSIPEFMTWVMKYGGNVKVLSPPDLVDTHRQAAQKLAQRYDLL, encoded by the coding sequence ATGCCCAAAGTTTCCCAGTCACATTCCTACTCCGATCAAAAAAGCTTGGAACGCCTATTGATCTTGATCGCCGTGATGGTGCGTTATCCCGGTGTCGGTTGTCCAGACCCCGACAGTTGGGGCGAAAAGATAGAACATCACAATGCCCTTGCTGAAGTCCGCGAAAAATGGCAGGAGATTGCCGCCCAGCTAGGGATTAACTTTAAACCCAACTATCCGGCGATCGCCACACTCCGCAAAGACTTAAGCTTTCTGCGTCAATATGGCATCCTCGAACACCGTATGTATCGCTGGGGTTACTATCTCGGCACAGGAGTTTTTACCGTAGAAGATCTCCAACTAGCCCTAAATAGTATGGGGGCGATCGCCCACGACCAAGGCGACTTTCGGTATCGCCAAACCCTAAACAAAATCCAAAAATACCTGCGGGGATTTGACTTTGGGCAGACCGACCCAGACTACCCCATCCGCCAAAACCTCAACCGTCCCGTTAACTGGACAGACCCAGAAATCATGATGGAACAAGGCGAATATCGCAAGACCTTATTTCATCACCTCAAAACAGTCGAACAAGCCATTTGGCAAGGACAGGCGATCGAAATCAGCCGCCATAGTTCCCCCTACAATGGCAAACATTTAGGCACTCATATTGTGATTCCTCTCCAACTCATTTTCTATAACGTCGCTTGGTATCTCCTCTACGAAGACTGTAAAAATCACTGCTTTGTGATTGGTCGTATGAATCGGTTTACAGACTACTGTGAAATTATTACCCAACAAGGTCGAGGACTCGCCGCCCAGCGGGAAAATCTCAACCAAGCCCAAAGACTTTTAAACAATGGCTGGGGCTTAAACCTCGGCAACGAACAAGAACAAATCCAAGAACGACTCGGTAAACTACCCTTTACAGACATCAAAGTTCGCTTCTTTCACCCTGCTAGTCGTATGATCCTCGAAGCAGAACAACGCCACCCCAGCCAACAGCTTCGTCGAGGCAAAAAAAATCCAGACACGGGGCAACCCAAATTTGTGGATTATAGAGTGATCTTACCCCCCCGCTCGATCCCCGAATTTATGACATGGGTGATGAAATATGGTGGTAACGTCAAGGTGCTTTCTCCCCCAGATTTAGTCGACACTCACCGTCAAGCAGCGCAGAAATTGGCACAGCGCTATGACCTGCTCTAA
- the csx18 gene encoding CRISPR-associated protein Csx18, protein MYLAKRGIFVRNSAAAIANGGITLVILLIAPLGLAAVIMNTLLVMGSTFVVCGVMDGITIWLLKGGNPVQMSAARRRGDLYPPDPHSDLDPPRRSER, encoded by the coding sequence ATGTATTTAGCAAAACGCGGCATTTTTGTACGCAATAGTGCGGCGGCGATCGCCAACGGAGGAATTACCTTAGTGATTCTCTTGATTGCCCCGTTAGGTTTAGCGGCAGTGATCATGAATACCTTATTAGTGATGGGGTCAACCTTTGTAGTTTGTGGCGTAATGGACGGCATTACGATCTGGTTGCTAAAAGGGGGAAATCCAGTTCAGATGTCGGCAGCGCGGCGACGCGGCGATCTCTATCCACCAGACCCCCATTCCGATCTTGACCCGCCCCGTCGTTCGGAGCGATGA
- the cas1 gene encoding CRISPR-associated endonuclease Cas1: MKTLYVSEQGCYVRLKHEFLEVWQRETCLAQVQLPLLEQVLIFGQSQVSIQAMRACLWRDIPIVFLSRLGYCYGRVMAVERGYRQLARYQQGLSVTEKLSVARSLVAAKVHNCRVLLLRQNRKYPTAILTLSISTLQHLRSQILAAETTERLMGLEGAAAASYFSAFGECLRNSDFCFVSRSRRPPLNPVNALLSFGYQVLWNHLLALVEIRGLDPYQACLHQGSERHAALVSDLIEEFRAPLVDGLVLYLINKKVISSEDFVYRDGGCFLNSAGRKIYLSAFVRQMEEVINVGDEREMRWHLLTTQVRAYQNFIYQPVNGYAPYQIR, from the coding sequence ATGAAAACCCTCTACGTATCTGAGCAGGGCTGTTATGTCCGCCTCAAACACGAGTTTCTGGAAGTATGGCAGCGGGAAACTTGTCTCGCTCAGGTACAGTTACCACTTTTAGAGCAGGTGCTGATTTTTGGGCAATCCCAAGTGTCGATCCAAGCAATGCGGGCTTGTCTGTGGCGGGATATTCCTATCGTTTTTCTTTCGCGGTTGGGGTATTGCTACGGGCGGGTGATGGCGGTGGAACGGGGTTATCGTCAGTTGGCGCGGTATCAGCAGGGGCTTTCGGTAACAGAAAAGCTCTCAGTGGCTCGTTCGCTCGTGGCGGCGAAGGTTCACAATTGTCGGGTGCTGTTGTTACGACAGAACCGGAAATATCCGACGGCGATTTTGACTTTATCGATTTCAACGCTCCAGCATCTGCGATCGCAAATACTAGCAGCAGAAACAACGGAGAGGTTAATGGGGTTAGAAGGAGCAGCAGCAGCGAGTTATTTTTCGGCCTTTGGGGAATGTCTGCGCAATAGCGATTTTTGTTTTGTGAGTCGTTCCCGTCGCCCTCCTCTCAATCCGGTCAATGCGCTCCTCAGTTTTGGTTATCAGGTGCTCTGGAATCATTTGTTGGCGTTGGTCGAAATTCGGGGGCTTGATCCTTATCAAGCCTGTTTACATCAGGGGTCGGAACGTCATGCGGCGTTAGTTTCTGATTTGATCGAGGAGTTTCGTGCTCCCTTGGTGGATGGTCTGGTGTTGTATTTGATTAATAAAAAGGTGATTTCTAGTGAGGATTTTGTGTATCGAGATGGGGGCTGTTTTTTAAATAGTGCTGGGCGCAAAATTTATTTGTCTGCATTTGTTCGGCAAATGGAGGAGGTGATTAATGTTGGAGATGAAAGGGAGATGCGTTGGCATTTGTTAACGACACAGGTACGAGCTTATCAAAATTTTATTTATCAACCAGTTAATGGTTATGCTCCCTATCAAATCCGTTAA